A window of Caldilineales bacterium genomic DNA:
AGGCCGAGGCCGGCCAGCCAGAACCAGCGTACGGTGGCGTCTTCGCCCTGGCGGGCAAAACGCACCAGGGCATAGGCGAAGGGGAGGGCGGCCAGGGCCAGCAAGAGGAGGCGCCAGCGGACGGTGATGGCGGCGGCCGGTTGGCTGTCGCTTTGTTTTGTCTCGACCGGGCGGGCGGGGGCGGCGTGTGGGCGGATGATGCGGGCGTCGGGCGGGAGTTCGCCGGGGTAGGGACGGTGGGGCGCGGGGGCGGCGTCGGGCGAGCCGCGTCCTGGCGCCGTCAGCCGGGGTAGGGCTGGCGCCGTCACAGCGAAGAGGATCATGGCCAGCACGTAGCCGATGGTGCCGGCCATGAGTTGGCCGCGGATGGTGGTGAGCCACGGCAAGCGTTCGAGCAGGAAGATGAACAGCGGCCCCTCGAAGGTGGCGTCGTAGAATAGTTGGGCGAAGTAGGCCAGGAGGAGGGCGGCGGCCATGCCGCCGAGGGCAAGGGCCAGGCGACGGCCGGAGAGCGGCGTCTCGCGGGGGGCGGCGGGCGGCGGGGCGGGGGCGGGGATCGCAGGCGGCCGGGCGGCGGGGACGAGGGCGGCCGGGCGACTTGTCTGCCCCTGGCTGGCGTTGAGGCCAGGGGCAGTGAGGGGCGAAGGCGAGGCTGGCGGAGGCGGCTGGCGACGGCGGAGGAAGAGGCCGAGGGCGGTCGTCAGGCCCAGCGTTGCCAGCGCCAGCAGCCAGACGAGCCTGGTGCGGGCGGTGAGCGAGCGAACGGGATCGGGCAAGCCGGCGGGCGGGGTGTAGCCGGGCGGAACGACGGTGAAGGTGGTGAAGGTCGACCAGGTCTCCGCCGCCTGGTGCTGGATGGTTTCGCCGGCGGGGTACTGCGCCTGCAAACTGGGCAGGAGGTCGGCGTGGTTGGAGGTGAGGATGAAGACGGTGGGACGGTCGGGTGCGGCCAGACCGCCCGCCTCGACCTCAGCCGCCGTCACATCGACGCCCTCGCGCCCCTGGCCCAGGAACGTCAGTTCGCGCTCGGCCCAGGCGATGGGGTCGCGCACGACCACCAGGCGCTGATCGACGGGTAGCGAGGCGATGTAGCGGGCGGCGCGGACGCGGGCATCGGCATTGTCCCCCACCGATTTGACATAAGCCTGCCAGCCGTTCCAGCCCGCAACCACGATGGCCACCGCCAGCAGAGCGCCAAGGGCAAGATCGGCCGTCCACTCGCTCCCCTGGCCGAACACGGACGCCAGCCCCCGCCATCCCCGTTCGGCTGCTGCCGCCGCCATCAGCGCCACCGCCGGCAGGACGATGACGATGTGCGGCCAGAAGGGCGGGTCGTTGGTGATGACGCCGCCCAGGAGGAGGGTGCTGAGGAACCAGACCAGGAGGGTGAAGAAGCGTCCGTCACGCAGCCAACGCAGGGTGTAGCCCAGGCCCAGGATGAGGAAGACGGCGGTGAGAGCGCCGACCATGGGGCCAGGAAAGCCGAAATGGGTGCTGGAATCGCCGTAGAGAAAGAAGGTGAGGAAGGTGCGGCGGAACTGTTCGACCCACACCTGGCCGGTGGTCGCAGCGGCGTATTTGCCCAGCAGGTGTTGCATGACGGTGGGGTTGGCCAGGGTGACTTCGTTGCCGCGGCCTACGAAGGCGGAAAAGTGGGTGAGCACAAAGGCCATCATCGGTCCGAACCCCAGCAATGCCCCCACCCCGAAGCTGAACCAGCCGCCCAATTCGGCCAGCACCGTCTCTCGTTTCCAGATCAGCAGCCAGGCGACCAGGAGGATGACGATGATGACGCTGACCCGGATGGGGTAGTAGACCAGCAGCCCCAGCCCCAGGCAGATGCCTGCCACCCCAAACCAGAGGCCGCTGCGCAAGCGTAGGGCGCGAAAGAGGGCGAACAAGGTGAGGCAGATGATCAGGAGCGGCGAGGCGGTGGTGATGATGCGGCTAAAGTGGATGTGGGTGTAGCTGATGGCCAGCAGCGCCGCCGCGATGGCGCCGGCGCGCCGCCCGAAGAGCTCGCGCCCCAGCAGGTAGATGGCCGGCAAGGTCAGCGTCCCTTGCAGGACGGCGGTCATCGAGAGACCGAACAGGTCTTGCCCGAACAGCCTCATGCTCCAGGCCATCATCACGAAATCGAACAGGGGGATGTCGGACCAGCCCACGCCGAACCATTGCGGCGCCGGGCTGCGGATGATTTCCAGCGCCTGCAGGCCCTGCGAGGCGATGTCGCCGTGGAGAAAGGCGGGCAGATCGGTCAGCTGCCAAAAGCGGAGGATGAAGCCGGCGGCGGTGATCCCGGCCACCACGAGTAGATCCCAGCCCTTGGCCCGGCCCCAGGCCGGCCAGCGCCAGGTGTGGACATGGGCGACGATGAACAGCGCCATCCCCGCCACCCACAACAGCCGGATGAGGGCGTTCTCGCCGGCGGCCAGCCACAACACGAGCGAGAGGAGGTAGACGCCGACCGCGGCGCCAAAGACCTGGCGCCGGGCGCCGAACCAGCCGGCAGGGGCGGCGGCGGGGCTGGGTTGGTGCGAGGGCGGCGGCGGGGCGGCCCAGGCAAAGAGGGCGGCCGCGGCGGCGAGGAGGATCAGCCCGCTGGTGATGCCCTGTGTGAGCGGGAGCGTTTGGCTGAGACCGCCGGCCAGGGTGAAGGTGGCGCCGCCGGCCAGGGCGAGCGCCAACAGGAGGGCGAGACGACGGATGAGGGGCGAAGCGGGGTTGAGGGCACGCCAGGCGGTGGAAGGCATAGTGGCAAGTATAGCCAAAGCGCGGGAGGGGCGGCAAAGCGGGGAGGGGGGATCAACAATCAACAATCAACAGTCAACAATCAACGGTTAACGGTCAACGGTCAACGGTCAAGGGAGTTTACAGGATGCTTTGCCGCCGACCAAGCTGTATAATCCGGCCGTGAGCACTTTGTCCGACCTGCGTCGTTTCCTCCAGCGCCAGGCGCTGTTGCCGGCCGGCGCGCGCATCGTTGTCGGCGTCAGCGGCGGGCCGGACTCACTGGCCCTGCTTCATGCCCTGCGTGCGCTGGGGCCGGAGTTCGGGTGGCATTTGCACGCGGCCTATCTGCATCACGGGCTGCGGCCCGAGGCCGACGACGAGGCTCGCTTTGTGGCCGAGGCGGCGGCCGCCTGGGGCCTGGGTTGCACCATCGCCCGCGCCGATGTGGGGGCCGTGGCCGCACAGCCGGGCGTTTCGGTGGAGGAGGCGGCCCGGCAGCTGCGCTACGCCTTTTTGGGCGAGACGGCCGTGCGGCTGCGGGCTGGCTTCGTCGCCGTCGGGCACCATGCCGACGACCAGGCCGAGACGGTGCTCATGCACTTGTTGCGCGGCAGTGGGCTGGCAGGTCTGCGCGGGATGCTCCCCTCGGCGCCGCTATCCTCGTTGCGGCTGACCGCCCTGCCGCCCGACCGACGGCCCGGCGCCGGGGAGACACGGCTGGTGCGGCCCTGGCTGGAAACGCCGCGGGCGGAGATCCTGGCCTATTGCCGGGCGAACGGTCTGGAGCCGCGGTTCGACGCCAGCAACGATGACCTGAGCTTGTTCCGCAACCGGCTCCGGCATCAGGCGCTGCCGCTTCTGCGCCAGCTCAACCCCAACCTGACGGCTGTTTTCGGTCGCACCGCGGCGGCGCTGCAAGGGGATTTCGAGGTGCTCGACCAGCAACGGCGGCAGCTGTGGCGGCAGCTGGCGCAGGTTCAAGCCGGCAGCGTCGCCTTCGACCTGGCGGCGTTCCGCCGCCTGCCGCGCGGCGATCAGCGCGCCCTCCTGCGCCGCGCCATCGCCGCCCTGCAACCCGACTGGCGCGACATCAACTGGGCGCACACTGAGGGGCTGCTGGATGTGTTGGCGGCGGATGCGGGCGCAGCCAGCGGCGGCCCCTTTCCGCTGGTGGGCGGGCTTGCCGCCTGGCTGAGTTACACCCGGCTGGAGATTGCCGCCGAGCCGGACACGGCGGTTTTTCCGCAGGTGGGAGAGCCGGTTCCCTTGCCCCTGCCCGGTCAGGCGGCGCTAGGCGGCGGCTGGCAGATGACGGCGCGGCGGGTGGAGTGGCCGTCGGAGAGTGCGCCGCCAGAGAGTGCGCCGCCAGAGAGTGCGCCGCCCTGGCTCGTCGCCCCCGATCCCAATTATCTCTGGTTGCCGGCCGGGCTGTCTGGCCCCCTGCTGGTGCGGTCTCGCCGGCCAGGCGACCGCCTTCAGATCCTGGCTGCCGGCGGGAGCAAAGCGATCCCCGACCTGATGACCGAGCTCAAGTTGCCGCGGGCGGCCCGGCCGGGGTGGCCGCTGCTGGTGAATGCCGAGGGCCAGGTGCTATGGCTGGCCGGCGTGCGGGCAAGCGAGGGCAGCCGGGCCTCGGCCGAGGCCGGCGTCGCCTGGGAAGTGCGGCTGATGGCCCTGCGATCCGCCCGCCTGAACCCCTTCTAGCTTTCTTCGTCGTCCCACCAGTCCGAGGTCTGACTCCAGAGCCGCAGCTTGATGATGTGCTGGTAGGCATCCTCGTTGATGTCCAGTTCTTCGTTGACGGCTTCCACGGCCAGGTCCATGAGGGCGTTGTCATAGGGCATCTGCCCCGCCTGTTTCAGATGCCGCTCGATCTGGGCGCGCGTCAGGTGCAACGAGGTGCTGCGCGCGGTCTTGCCTTTGAGGATAGCCACGGCGCTCTGGGCCAGGCGAATGGCCAGCTCCTGCTGCTGGCTGGAGTTCATAAAGGCCACCTGTTGGGGCTGATCCTGAAAGGCGGTGTAGATGGCATTCGACAGCTCGTATTCGCTCCAGGTCTGGAACGTGCGCCCGCCTGGTTCGGTGAAACGGCGGGGCGGGATGGCGTCGTAGACTTCATCTTCCTCATCTTCCTCCTCATCCAGGTCGGCATAGGCCTTTCCCGTTTGGGCCGAGCGCGCGGCGCCGCGCCCCAGCAAGAGCACGCCCTCGCCGACGACGGCGGCCAACAGCGCCAGCAGCGCCCCCTCGAACAGGCTGAAGCCGAAGAGACGGCCGAGCAGCCAGCTGATGCCGACACTGAAGCCTAGGATGATGGTCAAGGCGATGGCGCCGAGGAACGAGAAGAAAAGGACAACCAGGAGAAGACTGAGGAAATTGCTGATGAAACGCATAGGGTAGAAGTGGAATGATGAGCGGAGAACTTGCCTGGGCATCATAGCAAGGGGCGGATGGAGATGGCAAACTTACGTCAGCGTACGAAGGTCAAAGCAATTGTCGTTGCCGCCAACGGCGCCCACAATCTGGCTGGGCGCGGCGGCCATGATCGCCATGCTGGCGATGGGCTGGAGCGAAGCGTGAGGGGGCGGGATGAGGCGGGATGTTTGACCGATTTGGGCGGCGAGATTACAATGAAAGCCTCTGCACGTTCATCATCCGTGCAGCAGGTCGCGCCCCACGCCGGCAAGGACGCCGAACGATGACCAGCCAAAGTCCCCTCCAACGCACCGTTGCCACCACCCCCACCGACTACTGGAACGACTCCTGCTCGATGGCCGAACTGACCTATGCCATCGGGCACGGGGCGGTGGGCGCCACCACCAACCCCGCCATCGTCCTCAGTGTCCTCAACAAGGAGATGCACCTCTGGCGCGGGCGCATCGCCGAGATCATTGCCGAGAACCCGACCTGGTCGGAAGCGGAGGTGACGTGGAAGCTGATCGAGGAGATGGCCGTGCGCGGGGCCAGGTTGCTCCTGCCGATTTGGGAGCAGCACGAGGGCCGCAAGGGGCGCCTATCTATCCAGACCAACCCCATGTTCTACCGCAACTGGGAGGCCATCGTCGCCCAGGCCCGCCACTTTCAGGCTCTGGCGCCCAACATGCAAGTCAAGATCCCGGTGACGAAGGCCGGGGTGCGCGCCATCGAGGAGGCCACCTATCATGGCGTCAGCGTCAACGCCACCGTCTGTTTTACAGCGCCGCAGGCCGTGGCCGTGGCCGAAGCGATGGAGCGTGGGCTAGACCGCCGGGCGGCCGAGGGGGAGGACATCAACCACATGGCGCCGGTGTGTACGATCATGATCGGGCGCACGGATGACTGGATGAAGGTGCTGGCGAATCGCCAGGGTTTCGCCTACGATCGCTCGTCTTTGGATTGGGCCGGCATCGCCGTGTTCAAGAACGCCTATCGGCTCTGGGGGGAGCGGGGCTATCGGACGCGCTTGCTGGCCGCGGCCTATCGACATCTGGGCCATTGGTCCGAGCTGATCGGCGGCGACATCGTCCTCACCATCCCCTACGAGTGGCAGCTGAAGATCAACGCCTCCGACATCCCCGTGATATCGCGCATCGAAAACCCCGTCGCCGCCCCCATCGTCGCCGCGCTCTACGACAGCATCCCCGACTTCCGCCGCGCCTACGACCCCGACGGCATGAGCGTGGCTGAATTCGACGGCTATGGCGCCACAGTGCGCACCCTGCGCGCCTTCATCGCCGCCGCCCACGACCTGATGGCCGTCGTGCGCGAGTTCATGTTGCCCAATCCCG
This region includes:
- a CDS encoding transaldolase family protein, whose product is MTSQSPLQRTVATTPTDYWNDSCSMAELTYAIGHGAVGATTNPAIVLSVLNKEMHLWRGRIAEIIAENPTWSEAEVTWKLIEEMAVRGARLLLPIWEQHEGRKGRLSIQTNPMFYRNWEAIVAQARHFQALAPNMQVKIPVTKAGVRAIEEATYHGVSVNATVCFTAPQAVAVAEAMERGLDRRAAEGEDINHMAPVCTIMIGRTDDWMKVLANRQGFAYDRSSLDWAGIAVFKNAYRLWGERGYRTRLLAAAYRHLGHWSELIGGDIVLTIPYEWQLKINASDIPVISRIENPVAAPIVAALYDSIPDFRRAYDPDGMSVAEFDGYGATVRTLRAFIAAAHDLMAVVREFMLPNPD
- the tilS gene encoding tRNA lysidine(34) synthetase TilS, whose translation is MSTLSDLRRFLQRQALLPAGARIVVGVSGGPDSLALLHALRALGPEFGWHLHAAYLHHGLRPEADDEARFVAEAAAAWGLGCTIARADVGAVAAQPGVSVEEAARQLRYAFLGETAVRLRAGFVAVGHHADDQAETVLMHLLRGSGLAGLRGMLPSAPLSSLRLTALPPDRRPGAGETRLVRPWLETPRAEILAYCRANGLEPRFDASNDDLSLFRNRLRHQALPLLRQLNPNLTAVFGRTAAALQGDFEVLDQQRRQLWRQLAQVQAGSVAFDLAAFRRLPRGDQRALLRRAIAALQPDWRDINWAHTEGLLDVLAADAGAASGGPFPLVGGLAAWLSYTRLEIAAEPDTAVFPQVGEPVPLPLPGQAALGGGWQMTARRVEWPSESAPPESAPPESAPPWLVAPDPNYLWLPAGLSGPLLVRSRRPGDRLQILAAGGSKAIPDLMTELKLPRAARPGWPLLVNAEGQVLWLAGVRASEGSRASAEAGVAWEVRLMALRSARLNPF